A genomic region of Pseudoxanthomonas suwonensis contains the following coding sequences:
- the lpdA gene encoding dihydrolipoyl dehydrogenase, whose translation MAENFDVVVIGAGPAGYHAAIRAAQLGLKTACIDAALGKDGKPALGGTCLRVGCIPSKALLDSSRQYWNMGHLFGDHGITFKDAKIDVGAMVGRKDKIVKQFTGGIAALFKANKVAPYYGFATLQPGNVVKVKQHDGSEVELKGTNVILAAGSDSIELPFAKFDGEAIVDNVGALDFTEVPQRLAVIGAGVIGLELGSVWKRLGAEVTILEALPDFLAAADAEVAKVALKEFKKQGLDIKLGAKVSATEVKAKGKKKEVIVSYTDKDGEQTLAVDKLLVAVGRKAATRGLLAEGTGVQVNERGQIVVDEHCHTGVDGVWAVGDCVRGPMLAHKGFEEGIAVAELIAGLPGHVNFDTIPWVIYTEPEIAWVGKTEQQLKAEGIPYKAGSFPFAAVGRAVAMGEPAGFVKVIAHAETDRVLGLHLVGVGVSELVHEGVLTMEFSGSADDLARICHAHPTLSEAIHDAAMAVDKRAIHKAN comes from the coding sequence ATGGCTGAAAACTTCGACGTCGTCGTCATCGGTGCCGGCCCGGCCGGCTACCACGCCGCGATCCGCGCCGCGCAGCTGGGCCTGAAGACCGCGTGCATCGACGCGGCGCTGGGCAAGGACGGCAAGCCCGCCCTGGGCGGCACCTGCCTGCGCGTGGGCTGCATCCCGTCCAAGGCGCTGCTGGACTCCTCGCGCCAGTACTGGAACATGGGCCACCTGTTCGGCGACCACGGCATCACCTTCAAGGACGCGAAGATCGACGTCGGCGCGATGGTAGGGCGCAAGGACAAGATCGTGAAGCAGTTCACCGGCGGCATCGCGGCGCTGTTCAAGGCCAACAAGGTCGCGCCGTATTACGGCTTCGCCACGCTGCAGCCGGGCAACGTGGTCAAGGTGAAGCAGCACGACGGCTCGGAGGTCGAGCTCAAGGGCACCAACGTGATCCTCGCCGCCGGCTCCGATTCGATCGAGCTGCCGTTCGCCAAGTTCGACGGCGAGGCCATCGTCGACAACGTCGGCGCGCTGGACTTCACCGAGGTGCCGCAGCGCCTGGCGGTGATCGGCGCCGGCGTGATCGGCCTGGAGCTGGGCAGCGTGTGGAAGCGCCTGGGCGCCGAGGTCACCATCCTGGAGGCGTTGCCGGACTTCCTGGCCGCCGCCGACGCGGAGGTGGCCAAGGTCGCGCTCAAGGAATTCAAGAAGCAAGGCCTGGACATCAAGCTCGGCGCCAAGGTCAGCGCGACCGAAGTCAAGGCCAAGGGCAAGAAGAAGGAAGTCATCGTCTCCTACACCGACAAGGACGGCGAGCAGACCCTGGCCGTCGACAAGTTGCTGGTCGCCGTCGGCCGCAAGGCCGCGACCCGGGGCCTGCTGGCCGAGGGCACCGGCGTGCAGGTCAACGAGCGCGGCCAGATCGTGGTCGACGAGCACTGCCACACCGGCGTGGACGGCGTCTGGGCGGTGGGCGACTGCGTGCGCGGGCCGATGCTGGCGCACAAGGGCTTCGAGGAAGGCATCGCCGTGGCCGAGCTGATCGCCGGCCTGCCCGGCCACGTCAACTTCGACACCATCCCCTGGGTCATCTACACCGAGCCGGAGATCGCCTGGGTCGGCAAGACCGAGCAGCAGCTCAAGGCCGAAGGCATCCCGTACAAGGCCGGCAGCTTCCCGTTCGCCGCCGTCGGCCGCGCCGTGGCCATGGGCGAGCCGGCCGGCTTCGTCAAGGTGATCGCGCACGCCGAGACCGACCGCGTGCTCGGCCTGCACCTGGTCGGCGTGGGCGTGTCCGAGCTGGTCCACGAGGGCGTGCTGACCATGGAGTTCAGCGGCTCGGCCGACGACCTGGCGCGGATCTGCCACGCCCACCCGACCCTGTCGGAAGCGATCCACGACGCGGCCATGGCGGTGGACAAGCGCGCCATCCACAAAGCCAACTGA
- the sucB gene encoding dihydrolipoyllysine-residue succinyltransferase: protein MATEVKVPVLPESVSDATIASWHKKAGDAVKRDENLVDLETDKVVLEVPSPVDGVLKEIKFKEGDTVTSQQLLAIIEEGAVAAPAKDDKPAAGAEEVQPKAAAAKAEAAAPASTKPAPVAAGGELPPGARFTAAKEGIDPSQVEGTGRRGAVTKEDLVNYARSGGVGKAAGARPEERVPMTRIRTRIAERLMQSKNSIAMLTSFNEVNLAKVAAARKELGEDFQKAHGIKLGFMSFFVKAAANALQRFPIVNASVDGNDIIYHGYADISIAVSTDKGLVTPVLRNVERLGFAEIEQGIADYAKKARDGKLGLDDLQGGTFTITNGGTFGSLMSTPIVNPPQSAILGMHTIKERPIAENGQVVIAPMMYIALSYDHRIIDGKDAVQFLVDIKNQLENPNRILFGL, encoded by the coding sequence ATGGCCACCGAAGTCAAAGTTCCGGTCCTTCCCGAATCCGTCTCCGACGCCACCATCGCCAGCTGGCACAAGAAGGCCGGCGACGCGGTCAAGCGCGACGAGAACCTGGTGGACCTGGAGACCGACAAGGTCGTGCTCGAGGTGCCCTCGCCGGTCGACGGCGTGCTCAAGGAAATCAAGTTCAAGGAAGGCGACACGGTGACCAGCCAGCAGCTGCTGGCGATCATCGAGGAGGGCGCGGTCGCGGCCCCGGCCAAGGACGACAAGCCCGCCGCCGGCGCCGAGGAAGTGCAGCCCAAGGCCGCCGCCGCCAAGGCCGAGGCCGCCGCTCCCGCCTCGACCAAGCCGGCCCCGGTCGCCGCCGGCGGCGAACTGCCGCCGGGCGCCCGCTTCACCGCGGCCAAGGAAGGCATCGACCCGTCGCAGGTCGAGGGCACCGGCCGCCGCGGCGCGGTCACCAAGGAAGACCTGGTCAACTACGCCAGGAGCGGCGGCGTGGGCAAGGCCGCCGGCGCGCGCCCGGAAGAGCGCGTGCCGATGACCCGCATCCGCACGCGCATCGCCGAGCGCCTGATGCAGTCGAAGAATTCGATCGCGATGCTGACCTCGTTCAACGAGGTCAACCTGGCCAAGGTCGCCGCCGCGCGCAAGGAGCTGGGCGAGGACTTCCAGAAGGCCCACGGCATCAAGCTGGGCTTCATGAGCTTCTTCGTGAAGGCCGCGGCCAACGCGCTGCAGCGCTTCCCGATCGTCAACGCCTCGGTCGACGGCAACGACATCATCTACCACGGGTACGCCGACATCTCGATCGCCGTGTCCACCGACAAGGGCCTGGTCACGCCGGTGCTGCGTAATGTAGAACGCCTGGGCTTCGCCGAGATCGAGCAGGGCATCGCCGATTACGCCAAGAAGGCGCGCGACGGCAAGCTCGGCCTGGACGACCTGCAGGGCGGCACCTTCACCATCACCAACGGCGGCACCTTTGGCTCGCTGATGTCGACCCCGATCGTGAACCCGCCGCAGAGCGCGATCCTGGGCATGCACACCATCAAGGAGCGCCCGATCGCCGAGAACGGCCAGGTCGTGATCGCGCCGATGATGTACATCGCGCTGTCCTACGACCACCGCATCATCGACGGCAAGGACGCGGTGCAGTTCCTGGTCGACATCAAGAACCAGCTCGAGAACCCGAACCGGATCCTGTTCGGGCTGTGA